CTTACAATTCAACGTATTGGTAGAAATGGCAATCGGAGAACCGTAACTTCTCAGATTGTACTGCATTCCTTTTTTCTTCAAGATACTTTTCTGGTTTTCGATATAGAATTCCGGATTCTTCACAGCAATCACGAGGAATTGCTGTTTCATTACTTTTTCAATGGAAAAATTTTCGATATCCGTCCATGGGATGAAACCCGCTGCCAGCCCACCGGAATTATCGATGATCCCATTCTCATCTATGACCAGTCCTGGTTTCCTGTCCCACAGCTTGAACAGGTACA
This portion of the Pseudobacter ginsenosidimutans genome encodes:
- a CDS encoding STM3941 family protein encodes the protein MNPNKIVEIPLSKGKLIKGFAGSVIFVAASIWMLTTDSSSGRGLLSSPMIKYSIAATGIVFFGFLGVMYLFKLWDRKPGLVIDENGIIDNSGGLAAGFIPWTDIENFSIEKVMKQQFLVIAVKNPEFYIENQKSILKKKGMQYNLRSYGSPIAISTNTLNCKLPELLNLLEERNKA